The genome window AGGGTATTGAATTGGTAAATGAATTATTTGCTCAAAGTGGAATTTTACATGATTTAAATGAGCTTGATGGGTGTGGACATAGGATAGTTCATGGAGGTCCAAATTTAACCAAACATTGTTTAGTAGATGATGAAATTTTAAAAGAAATTGATAGAGTTGCTCACATAGCACCTTTACATAACCCTGCGCATTTAATAGGCATTAAAACTATGATAAAAGCCGCTCCAAAAGTTCCTAATGTGACAGTTTTTGACACAGCTTTTCATCAAAGCATGCCTGATTATGCTTATATGTATGCTTTGCCTTATGAGTTTTATGAAAAACATCAAGTTAGAAAATACGGCTTTCACGGTACTTCACATTCTTATGTAAGCAAGCAAGCTGCACATATACTTGGTAAAGATATTAATGAATTTAATGTAATTAGCGCTCATCTTGGAAATGGTGCGAGTGTTTGTGCTATAGAAAATGGAAAATGTGTAGATACTTCTATGGGCTTTACACCGCTAGAAGGTTTGATTATGGGAACTAGATGTGGTGATATTGATCCTGCTGTATTGCCATTTTTAGCAAAAGAATTAAATTTAAATCCATCCGATTTAGATACTATAATGAATAAAAAAAGTGGTGTTTATGGAATTTGTGGGTTTAATGACTTTAGAGATATTGAAGCGCAAATTGAACAAAATAACGAAAAAGCAAGACTTGCTCTTGATATGTTTTGTTATCGTTTGAGTAAATATATTGGCTCATATTTTGCGATTTTACCTAGAGTCGATGCGTTGATTTTTACTGCTGGTATAGGCGAAAATGACAATATTGTTAGAGCAAAAGTTTGTCAAAGACTAGCGCATTTGGGATTTGATATAGATTTAGATAAAAATGCACAACTTAGAAATGGTGAGATTAGTAAAAAAGACTCTAAAATTAAAATTTTAATTGTTCCAACAGAAGAAGAATTAGAAATAGCTAAAATTACCACAGAGCTTATTAAAAATAAATAACCTTGAGTTTTAAAACTCAAGGTTTGTTTTAAAATGCAGGGACTACTGCACCTTGGTATTTTTCATTGATAAAATCTTTTACTTTTTGGCTTTGTAAAGCCTTTACTAAAGCTTTGATTTTAGGGTTGTCTTTATTATCTTGAGTGGTTACTAAGATATTTGCATAAGGACTCTCTTTACTTTCTATTAAAATAGAATCTTTTACAGGATTTAAATTTGCTGATAAAGCATAGTTTGAATTAATTACTGCAAAATCAACATCATCTAAAGCTCTTGGAAGTTGTGCTGCTTTTAATTCTTTAAATTTGATATTTTTTGGATTATCTTTAATATCAAGTGGAGTTTTTAATGTGCTATTTTCAAAACTAACTAGTTTAGTACTAGCGATAATATCCAAAGCTCTGCTTTCATTTGTTGGATCATTTGGCACAGCTATGGTGGCATTTTGTGGAAGATCTTGGATGTTTTTATATTTTTTAGAATAAACAGCCATTGGCTCAATGTGAATTTTTGCAACGCTAATTAATTTTGTGCCTTTATTGGCATTAAACTCATCTAAATAAGGCTGATGTTGGAAGAAATTCGCATCAAGTTCTTTACTATCTGTACTAAGATTTGGTAAAACATAGTCGTTAAATTCTTTAATTTCTAATGTGTAACCTTCTTTTTTTAGCAAATCTTTAGTTTGTTCTAAAATTTCAGCATGAGGAACAGGTGTCGCACCTACAGTAATAACTTCATTAGCAAATAAACTTGCACCTAAAATTGTGCTTGCAGTGAGCAATTTTAACAATTTCATTTTAACTCCTTTTTATAGTTTTTAAAATGCTTGATTATATTGTAAAAATATTAATAAGATAGGATAAGTTTTATTTTTGTTTGTTTTTATACTCTTTGGCAAAATATTTGAGTTCTTTTATAAATTTTATATACCCCCTCCCATACCAATTTTTTTGAGCTTTAATGAGAGCTTGTCCGATTTTATAAGAATAAGTATTTTGATTTTTAATACCCTCACTTTTATAATCATCATAGCTTGATAAAGGTGGAAGCTTAAGATAAGGTTTTGTTTTTAAATCTTTTTGATATTGCTTGGCAAGTTTTGTGTGTTTATAGTAAATCTTGAGTAGAGTAAAAGGTAAAAAAGGAATTTTTTTCTTATTTTTAGTGCATTCTATAAAAGCATA of Campylobacter lari contains these proteins:
- a CDS encoding acetate kinase, coding for MKILVLNSGSSSIKFKLFEKDEALASGLVEKIGEQSSKIELKDLKNGQKYQKELAIKDHEQGIELVNELFAQSGILHDLNELDGCGHRIVHGGPNLTKHCLVDDEILKEIDRVAHIAPLHNPAHLIGIKTMIKAAPKVPNVTVFDTAFHQSMPDYAYMYALPYEFYEKHQVRKYGFHGTSHSYVSKQAAHILGKDINEFNVISAHLGNGASVCAIENGKCVDTSMGFTPLEGLIMGTRCGDIDPAVLPFLAKELNLNPSDLDTIMNKKSGVYGICGFNDFRDIEAQIEQNNEKARLALDMFCYRLSKYIGSYFAILPRVDALIFTAGIGENDNIVRAKVCQRLAHLGFDIDLDKNAQLRNGEISKKDSKIKILIVPTEEELEIAKITTELIKNK
- a CDS encoding MetQ/NlpA family ABC transporter substrate-binding protein, encoding MKLLKLLTASTILGASLFANEVITVGATPVPHAEILEQTKDLLKKEGYTLEIKEFNDYVLPNLSTDSKELDANFFQHQPYLDEFNANKGTKLISVAKIHIEPMAVYSKKYKNIQDLPQNATIAVPNDPTNESRALDIIASTKLVSFENSTLKTPLDIKDNPKNIKFKELKAAQLPRALDDVDFAVINSNYALSANLNPVKDSILIESKESPYANILVTTQDNKDNPKIKALVKALQSQKVKDFINEKYQGAVVPAF